The genomic stretch CACACCGTCACGGCCGTCCTCCGCTCGGACGAGAAGGCCGCCCGAGCCAAGGAAGCCGGCGCCACCGCGGTCGTCGGAGACCTCACCGACCTCGCGCTCGTCGCCCGGCTGGCGGAGCAGGCCGACGCCGTCGTGCACACCGCCTCGGCCGAGGACGTCGACCCCGACTTCATCGCGACCGTCCTGACGGCACTCGAGGGCACTGCGAAGCCGTTCGTCCACACCGGCGGCATCTTCACCTTCGGGGCGTCCGGCGACATCACCGAGGCGTCGCCCGTGGCGCCGCCGGCCCTCACCGCGTGGCGGGCAGCGAACGAGGCTCGCGTCCGGACGAGCGCCGTGCGAACGACCGTCGTCGCGCCGGGCATCGTGTACGGCAACGGCGCCGGCATCCCGACGATGTTCGTCCCGGCGAGCGACGCCCCGACCCCGGTCCGTCTGGTGGGTGACGGCACGCAGCGCTGGACGACGGTGCACGTGGACGACCTGGCCGAGCTCTACGTCCTCGCCGTCGAGCGCGCCGACCAGGACGGGTACCTCGTCGCGGCGTCCGGTCACAACCCCACGGTCCGTGAACTCGCCCAGGCCGGCGTCGAGGGACAGGCCCGTGTCGAGGGACAGCCCGGCAGTGACGGACACACCGGCTCCGCTGTGTCCGTGGTCTCCGAGTCCGCCGACGA from Curtobacterium sp. MCLR17_032 encodes the following:
- a CDS encoding NAD-dependent epimerase/dehydratase family protein, which produces MHVFLTGASGYIGSAVLRALIAHDHTVTAVLRSDEKAARAKEAGATAVVGDLTDLALVARLAEQADAVVHTASAEDVDPDFIATVLTALEGTAKPFVHTGGIFTFGASGDITEASPVAPPALTAWRAANEARVRTSAVRTTVVAPGIVYGNGAGIPTMFVPASDAPTPVRLVGDGTQRWTTVHVDDLAELYVLAVERADQDGYLVAASGHNPTVRELAQAGVEGQARVEGQPGSDGHTGSAVSVVSESADESRARLGTDFADALLLDQAATGAYARSLGWQPSRPTLVEELRNGYRAD